A genomic region of candidate division WOR-3 bacterium contains the following coding sequences:
- the ftcD gene encoding glutamate formimidoyltransferase — protein MKQIVECVPNFSEGRDKSKIDEIVKVIESAGVQILDVEMNPDHNRAVLTFIGEPEQVLEAAFNAAKKAAELIDLTKHKGEHPRIGATDVIPFVPISNISTEECVELARRLGKRIAEELDIPVYLYEAAATRPDRENLANIRKGEFEGLSKEIETNPDRYPDFGKPKIHPTAGATVVGARFPLIAYNINLNTSDVNIAKNIAKAIRFRDGGFRYAKALGFELKEEGIAQVSINMTNYLGTPLYRVFEMVKIEAQRYGVSIKESEIVGLVPEKALIDTAIFYLQLNRFNENQILEYHLRGTVKKEESLYEFLSHLSDATPTPGGGSVAALQGALGAALLSMVTGLTVKKVDDQELKGFHGLLKIAVSDFYKLIEEDKNAFDEVMKAYRMPKAIEEEKKLRSLAIQEALKKATNVPLSVCEKIFSLYPFIRVLLKKGLKTAISDVGVAIYTLHSGFLSARANVLINLPSITDTDFVNRIKIRIDELKTEELKTYQELDEEFAKSQ, from the coding sequence TCCCAATTTTAGTGAAGGTCGTGATAAATCAAAGATTGATGAGATTGTGAAAGTTATTGAATCAGCAGGGGTTCAGATCCTTGATGTTGAAATGAATCCGGACCATAATCGTGCGGTATTGACATTTATTGGTGAGCCAGAGCAAGTTCTTGAGGCGGCATTTAATGCGGCAAAAAAAGCAGCAGAGCTGATTGATTTAACAAAACATAAGGGGGAACATCCAAGAATTGGTGCTACAGATGTAATCCCTTTTGTCCCAATCAGCAATATTTCTACCGAAGAGTGTGTTGAACTTGCAAGGAGGCTTGGTAAGAGGATTGCTGAAGAACTTGATATACCTGTTTATCTCTATGAAGCCGCTGCAACAAGACCTGATAGGGAAAACCTTGCCAATATAAGAAAAGGCGAATTTGAAGGCTTGAGCAAAGAGATTGAAACCAATCCAGATAGATATCCTGATTTTGGTAAACCCAAGATACATCCTACTGCCGGTGCCACTGTTGTCGGTGCCCGTTTCCCATTGATTGCCTATAATATAAATCTCAACACCAGTGATGTAAATATTGCTAAAAATATTGCTAAGGCGATAAGATTCAGGGATGGTGGATTCAGGTATGCCAAGGCACTTGGTTTTGAATTGAAGGAAGAAGGGATCGCCCAGGTTTCAATAAATATGACGAATTATCTTGGCACACCTTTGTATCGCGTGTTTGAAATGGTCAAAATTGAAGCCCAGCGATATGGCGTATCTATTAAAGAATCAGAGATTGTTGGACTTGTTCCAGAAAAGGCGTTGATTGATACCGCAATCTTTTATCTGCAATTAAACCGATTCAATGAGAACCAGATACTTGAATACCATCTGCGCGGAACAGTAAAAAAAGAAGAGAGTTTATATGAATTCTTGAGCCATCTTTCTGATGCAACGCCTACCCCAGGGGGTGGGAGTGTTGCTGCATTACAGGGGGCGCTGGGTGCTGCCCTTCTTTCAATGGTTACTGGACTTACGGTGAAAAAGGTTGATGACCAGGAACTTAAAGGATTCCATGGTTTACTGAAGATTGCAGTTAGTGATTTTTACAAGTTGATTGAAGAGGATAAGAATGCCTTTGACGAAGTGATGAAGGCATATCGTATGCCCAAGGCAATTGAAGAAGAGAAAAAACTTCGTTCTCTCGCGATCCAGGAGGCATTAAAGAAGGCGACGAATGTGCCGCTTAGCGTATGCGAGAAGATATTTAGTCTTTATCCATTTATCCGTGTTCTATTAAAGAAAGGACTGAAGACAGCAATTTCGGATGTGGGAGTTGCAATTTATACCCTGCATAGCGGATTTTTGAGTGCCCGGGCTAATGTTTTAATAAACTTACCATCAATAACTGATACTGATTTCGTTAATAGAATAAAGATAAGGATTGATGAATTAAAAACTGAAGAATTAAAGACCTATCAGGAATTGGATGAAGAATTTGCTAAATCCCAGTAA
- a CDS encoding AAA family ATPase, with protein MGYQEFYQLKFEPFANLPDPRFYFNSPQHALAKEYLLHAARGTRGLAILLGDIGTGKTMLVRKLLTELQSTGKFQVGMIVLTHSEFPTGWLFSKIANLVGLSDLGTTSTEIISRISSRLREIYRRNERTVIIIDEANKLKSPDILEEIRGLLNLEIADTRLISFILSGLPELESFLMMNRALYQRIAIKVKLKPMGSETIRAYINHRLKIAGAQNQIFTPMAQEIICRYSEGRPRLVNIICDNALLEGYVQRKQTIDEAIIERVISNLGLRFE; from the coding sequence GTGGGTTATCAAGAATTTTATCAATTAAAATTTGAACCGTTTGCAAATCTTCCAGATCCCAGATTTTATTTTAACTCGCCACAGCATGCACTTGCCAAAGAATATTTGCTACACGCCGCACGTGGAACAAGGGGTCTGGCAATATTGTTGGGAGATATAGGAACCGGTAAAACAATGCTGGTGCGTAAACTATTGACTGAACTTCAGTCAACCGGGAAATTTCAAGTAGGTATGATTGTGTTAACCCATTCTGAATTTCCTACAGGATGGCTATTTTCAAAGATTGCCAATCTTGTTGGGTTGAGTGATCTGGGGACGACAAGCACGGAGATAATCTCTCGTATATCAAGCAGATTAAGGGAGATATACCGTAGAAATGAGCGGACTGTAATAATAATTGATGAAGCGAATAAACTAAAAAGCCCTGACATTCTTGAAGAAATCAGAGGTTTGTTGAACTTAGAGATTGCTGATACAAGGTTGATTTCTTTCATTCTGAGCGGCTTGCCGGAACTGGAGTCATTTCTTATGATGAATCGTGCATTGTATCAAAGAATTGCAATAAAAGTTAAGTTGAAACCGATGGGTAGTGAGACAATAAGGGCTTATATTAACCACCGTCTTAAAATTGCAGGTGCTCAAAATCAGATCTTTACACCAATGGCGCAAGAGATTATATGTAGATATTCTGAAGGCAGACCCAGGCTTGTAAATATAATTTGTGATAATGCCTTGTTAGAAGGCTATGTTCAAAGAAAACAAACAATTGATGAGGCAATTATTGAAAGAGTAATTAGCAATTTAGGTTTGAGATTTGAATAA
- a CDS encoding tetratricopeptide repeat protein: MADVGSIKRYVAELQAKGEINKAIAELEKAIKDFPQEGSLFNILGDLYIKVNRQKDALNIYEQGAYALFEETFYSNAVSMCKKILRLDKDRTEIYKLLGDCHKELGLFVEAANYYLEYAERKMRNNEIDAALKTYEAIKELVPNNYKIIQTISAIYEKIGRKEQSADLLKEAERIETKQKELKETITAQVSPPEVEVPKVEEKIKVPEPEIPEIEPEKVAEPIKEVAVEEVKKKIKEEVKQVVEEKVVETQEVKEVAQPQVEVAPPPKEELSLEDFVSPEVAQLLKDEVEIKEPEVEAVEEEVAEPEELSEIDRTRQLAEIYLNLGEDEEAINCFRDAAALAFKEKKYDQAMELYKKVADLRPLDLKSRQRLIEIAKLKEDKALQVNFMIELAETLNRREARTEAQSVLRKILELDPENAVAQTMIEEEAKAKEFIDLGQVLRSEIEGEPAQSSLQNINDLISQFRKEVFESIGEGDYRSHYDLGVAYKGMGLFQEAIEEFEIAAKDENLKLKSYEMIAACLIEKGKVDEAIKVLNEGLSLPNRPVSEYFGLHFLLGNAYEMQNNLKMAIKSYINAANIDKSVPDLLKKINELKDKLTEELKKRAQIPSPPPKETPQVVQTEEVSKPKKSKVTYL; this comes from the coding sequence ATGGCTGATGTAGGTTCAATAAAAAGATATGTAGCAGAGTTACAGGCAAAAGGCGAGATAAATAAAGCCATTGCTGAACTTGAAAAAGCAATTAAAGATTTTCCCCAGGAAGGTTCTTTGTTTAATATATTGGGCGATTTATACATTAAGGTGAATCGCCAGAAAGACGCCTTAAATATATACGAGCAAGGTGCCTATGCACTATTTGAAGAGACGTTCTACTCAAATGCCGTCTCAATGTGTAAAAAGATATTGAGACTTGATAAAGATCGCACGGAAATTTATAAATTGCTTGGGGATTGTCATAAAGAATTAGGACTATTTGTTGAAGCCGCTAATTATTATCTTGAATATGCAGAACGGAAGATGAGAAATAATGAAATAGATGCGGCATTAAAGACTTATGAAGCAATAAAAGAACTCGTTCCCAATAACTATAAGATTATACAGACCATTTCAGCAATCTATGAAAAAATTGGCAGAAAAGAACAGAGTGCAGATTTGTTGAAAGAGGCGGAACGGATTGAGACAAAGCAAAAGGAATTGAAAGAGACGATTACTGCTCAGGTATCTCCCCCTGAGGTAGAGGTACCTAAGGTTGAGGAAAAAATTAAGGTACCAGAACCTGAAATACCAGAGATTGAGCCAGAAAAAGTAGCAGAACCGATAAAAGAAGTAGCAGTAGAGGAAGTAAAGAAAAAAATAAAGGAAGAGGTAAAACAAGTAGTGGAAGAAAAGGTGGTTGAGACTCAAGAAGTGAAAGAAGTTGCACAACCACAAGTTGAAGTTGCTCCGCCACCAAAAGAGGAATTATCACTTGAAGATTTTGTATCACCCGAAGTTGCACAATTGCTCAAGGATGAAGTAGAGATAAAAGAACCAGAAGTTGAAGCTGTTGAAGAAGAGGTGGCAGAACCCGAGGAACTTTCCGAGATTGATAGAACTCGCCAGCTTGCCGAAATTTACTTAAATTTAGGTGAAGACGAGGAGGCGATCAATTGTTTTAGAGATGCAGCAGCGCTGGCATTCAAGGAAAAGAAATATGACCAGGCGATGGAATTGTATAAAAAAGTTGCTGATTTGAGGCCTCTTGATTTAAAATCACGACAGCGTCTGATTGAGATTGCAAAACTTAAAGAAGATAAAGCACTACAGGTTAATTTTATGATTGAGCTGGCAGAGACTCTTAATAGGCGTGAAGCAAGGACTGAGGCACAATCAGTCTTGCGAAAGATTCTTGAATTGGACCCCGAAAATGCCGTTGCTCAGACTATGATTGAAGAAGAAGCAAAGGCAAAAGAATTTATTGACCTGGGACAGGTTTTAAGAAGTGAAATTGAAGGAGAACCAGCCCAATCAAGTCTCCAGAATATCAATGATTTGATATCGCAATTTCGCAAAGAGGTTTTTGAATCAATCGGTGAGGGTGATTATCGTTCCCATTATGACCTTGGTGTTGCATATAAAGGAATGGGATTATTTCAGGAGGCAATAGAAGAGTTTGAAATTGCGGCGAAGGATGAGAATTTGAAATTAAAATCCTATGAAATGATTGCGGCATGTTTGATTGAAAAGGGTAAGGTTGATGAAGCAATTAAAGTATTGAATGAAGGTTTATCATTACCTAATAGACCAGTGAGCGAATATTTTGGTTTGCATTTTTTATTAGGCAATGCATATGAAATGCAGAATAATTTAAAAATGGCGATAAAATCATATATTAATGCGGCAAATATTGATAAATCTGTGCCCGATTTACTTAAAAAAATAAATGAACTGAAAGATAAACTTACTGAAGAATTGAAAAAGCGGGCACAGATTCCATCACCTCCTCCTAAGGAAACACCCCAAGTTGTCCAAACCGAGGAGGTATCTAAACCCAAAAAATCAAAGGTTACCTATCTCTAA
- a CDS encoding AAA family ATPase, translated as MGYESFYKLKEHPFSFTTDEKFYYNSPQHAKALAKLTHAVETEKGLALLIGDIGTGKTTLSRRLLDQLISNNIEATLLVIIHSEITSLWFLKKIALMLETPVESENKIEIITTVYHRLLDLTGKNKKVVILIDEANMLQRKDLMEEIRGLLNLESERGKLLNFILFGLPEMEDYLKLDPALYQRVAVRCVLEALDQETTQNYIVHRLRVAGCARPLFTGGAMKSIYQYSKGVPRMINAICDNALLEGFLLKKEIVDEKIIVDVCRDLGLT; from the coding sequence TTGGGCTATGAAAGTTTTTACAAATTAAAAGAGCACCCGTTTAGTTTTACAACCGATGAGAAGTTTTATTACAATTCACCCCAGCATGCCAAGGCACTCGCAAAACTTACACACGCAGTAGAGACTGAAAAAGGACTTGCATTATTAATTGGCGATATTGGAACCGGTAAAACCACCCTTTCCCGTCGTTTACTTGATCAGCTGATCAGCAATAATATAGAGGCAACATTACTGGTTATTATTCACTCCGAAATAACATCACTTTGGTTTTTGAAGAAAATTGCCTTGATGCTTGAGACACCGGTTGAATCCGAAAATAAAATAGAAATCATCACTACAGTTTACCACCGTCTACTTGACCTTACGGGCAAGAATAAGAAGGTTGTGATACTGATAGATGAAGCAAATATGCTACAGAGAAAGGATTTGATGGAAGAAATTCGTGGATTATTAAATCTTGAGTCTGAGCGCGGTAAATTATTAAATTTTATTCTTTTTGGCTTACCAGAAATGGAAGATTATTTAAAACTTGACCCAGCATTATACCAACGAGTAGCCGTGAGATGTGTCCTTGAGGCACTTGATCAGGAGACAACACAGAATTATATTGTCCATCGGCTCAGAGTTGCTGGCTGTGCGAGACCTCTTTTTACGGGCGGTGCAATGAAGAGTATTTATCAATATTCAAAGGGTGTGCCCAGAATGATAAATGCAATATGTGATAATGCACTACTTGAAGGTTTCCTTTTAAAGAAAGAAATAGTTGACGAAAAAATTATTGTTGATGTTTGTCGTGATCTTGGCTTGACTTAG
- a CDS encoding PHP domain-containing protein, producing MAYFYADLHIHTTHSDGVCNPKDVIDISLKSGIFVIAIADHDSVSGIDEAIEYAKNRVEIIPAVELSSNIGSCDIHILGYYIDYHSSDFLNYLEEFKKYRFIRAKKIVEKLCRAGMKIDFEQVKQIAKNSTMGRPHIAEALLETGYVRSIGEAFSRYLGYHCPYYEPKKEVSPKEAIQRIKKCGGIPVVAHPGMIGAESGLLYKLISEGVLGIEVWHPEHTHKQEDDFYEIAMKHGLLMTGGSDFHGYPRGYCKIGEYGCSKSEVAYLKGLAGKNSNKK from the coding sequence TTGGCATATTTTTACGCTGACCTTCATATCCACACAACTCATTCTGATGGTGTTTGTAATCCAAAAGATGTAATTGATATTTCTCTAAAATCTGGTATTTTTGTCATTGCAATTGCTGACCATGATTCTGTATCGGGCATAGATGAGGCAATTGAATATGCAAAAAATAGAGTTGAAATTATCCCGGCAGTTGAATTGAGTTCTAATATTGGAAGTTGCGATATTCATATCCTCGGATACTATATTGACTATCATTCATCTGATTTTTTAAACTATCTTGAAGAATTTAAAAAATATAGATTTATCAGGGCAAAAAAGATTGTTGAAAAACTCTGTCGGGCAGGAATGAAGATAGATTTTGAACAGGTAAAACAAATAGCGAAAAATAGTACTATGGGAAGGCCTCATATTGCCGAGGCACTTTTGGAAACAGGGTATGTTCGTTCTATAGGCGAAGCATTTTCTCGTTATCTCGGTTATCATTGTCCATATTACGAACCGAAAAAAGAAGTAAGCCCGAAAGAGGCAATACAGAGGATAAAAAAATGCGGAGGTATTCCTGTTGTCGCACACCCGGGAATGATAGGGGCAGAGAGTGGATTGCTGTATAAGTTAATAAGTGAAGGTGTCCTGGGAATTGAAGTCTGGCATCCAGAACATACACATAAACAGGAAGATGATTTTTATGAAATAGCAATGAAACATGGATTATTGATGACTGGCGGTTCTGATTTCCATGGCTATCCGCGCGGTTATTGTAAGATTGGAGAGTATGGTTGTAGTAAATCAGAGGTTGCTTATTTGAAGGGACTGGCTGGTAAAAATTCAAATAAAAAATGA
- the fabZ gene encoding 3-hydroxyacyl-ACP dehydratase FabZ: MNIEEIKKILPHREPFLFVDEVLEISDKRIVAKRTIKNDEYFFKGHFPSEPIMPGVLIVEAIAQTGGVMLLRKYPGAIPLFMGIDKARFRKIVRPGDTLIMEVELLQERGMIVKISGVAKVNNEITCEAVIMAGIKK; encoded by the coding sequence ATGAATATAGAAGAGATTAAAAAAATTTTACCCCATCGTGAACCATTTTTGTTTGTAGATGAAGTATTGGAAATAAGTGATAAAAGAATTGTCGCAAAACGCACCATTAAAAATGACGAATATTTTTTCAAAGGGCATTTTCCTTCTGAACCAATAATGCCCGGGGTTCTGATTGTTGAGGCAATTGCCCAGACCGGTGGCGTTATGTTGTTGAGAAAATATCCCGGCGCAATTCCTTTGTTTATGGGTATTGATAAGGCGCGGTTCAGAAAGATTGTTAGACCTGGAGATACTTTAATAATGGAGGTTGAATTATTACAGGAAAGGGGGATGATTGTCAAAATTTCCGGTGTTGCAAAAGTTAATAACGAAATCACCTGTGAAGCAGTAATAATGGCAGGGATAAAAAAGTAG